The window TCGCGCTCAGCCTTCATCATCCTCATCCGGCTCCAGCTCAAAGGAGACCGCTTTGACGAACTCCGCTCCCAATTGCATGGGGTCTTCAGCCTCGTAGAGTAAGGTGGTCTGAAGGAACAAAAAGCTTTCATGTCCCATTGAGAGAAATTCAAGGGCCATGCCCTCCTCATTCACCCAAACAACAGTGCAACGGGCCCGGAGCTCAATACCAAAGTCATTCTCAGGATTGCTCAGTTCGACGATGCAGGTATCTCCTTTCTGTTGGTCAAACTGCCCCTTAACATACATTCCGCCCAGACTGAGATTGTCGACGGTGTTATGTGTATATTTCTTTCCGTCGAAATCAATATGTACATCTCGCTGGAAGTCCACTCGGGTATACTGCCGGGTTCGAGTATACTCCCCGGTATTTAAAGTATTCATCAAACCGTCTTTATGGGAAAAGGGTATTCGCAATGTCTTGAAAGAGGACAATTCCTGCATATAGGATTTATCACATCAAAGTAAAAATAATAAATGATCTTTCCTGTTTTTTCAAAGTAAATATTTCAAATTGCCCATTTGGCGGGCACTCTCCTTCAGAACAAACAACTTACGCTCTCCAGTACCCACTGTTCTCAAGAACATTCGCAGGTACCAGGCCGGTATACAGCAGGCCGTCGCCTTGCTGCCCTCTCGTATATAAAAAAATAAATGTCTGATAGAAAAGCTGATAAGGGCTTACTTTGTTTGCGGGTGGGGAGGGAGGTATGGGAGGGGAGAGGCGGGCTGCCATAGGGTCGTTTCTGTCCGGGGTGTTACCCCGGCCTGGTTTACATTGCCCTTTCAGGGCATTGCCCCGAAGGGGCTGTATATATCAGCTCAGGGTAACACCCTGAGTATGCTGTGGGTTCGCTCTGCCCTGTTGCGGTGGTGCAGGGTGAACAGAAAGGGCGACCGGCTGGTCGCCCTTGTGGGGTGTAATACCCTCCTCTTCATAGGGTAGGAACGACCACAGAAACTAACGCAGAAGGCGACAATGGAAGATTGAAAATGTTATCTATATACTTCCCGGCGATGTGCTATGGTGACCACCAGAATAATGAGTTCATTATCCTGAATTTCATAAATGACGCGGTACGTTCCGATTCGGATGCGCCATGCCGGACGTCCTGTCAGCTTCTTACAGCCGGACGGTCTGGGATTGTCGGCCAAGGCATATATTGCCGAAGCAATGCGGTTGCGCGTTTGACTCTCCAGCTTGGCAAGCTGCTTCTGCGCTGAACGAAGGATAGTGACCGAGTAGGTCACGCCCGGTTCTCCGGCTCAATTTCGTGCATTGCCTGGGCAAACGGAACAGCTTCCTGCGGACCTGCCTTAGCGGCATCGTATTGTCGGATGTCGTCCAGTTCCTCCAGTGCTTCAAGAACCTTTTCCCATTCGGCTGCGGAAATCAGTACAGCCGTTCGCTTCCGGTCGGCATTAACAACATATTGCGGATGAATTGACAGCATTGCGGTACCTCTTTTGGGTCATTGTATCCAGAGACAAGGAGAGTAACGTTATTACAGAATGTTATCACCTTGTCTATGCAGAAGCAAATGAAAAGCCCCCTCATCTCTTTCAGTCCGCCTTCTTTGCGCGGTACAAACAGAAAAGGCCGTCTGCAAGAAAAGCAGGCGGCCTTTTTGTGCTCTGTTATCAGGCAAAGATCGGCAGAATACCCTCTTCATAGGGTATAACGTACCTTACTCGGCAAAGACATCCTCAAGGCTGACAGCGGTGAGAATGCGCTCAGACCATATTTCAAGCATCCCACCGGATGCCTCTTTCAGCATCTGCTCTGCCCATTCGGGAAGCTCTCCGAAACGTTTTCTCAGCTGCCGTGAAAGGAGCTGGAGTTCTCCCTGCACAACGCCCTGCTGCACGCCCTGCTGAAGACCCCGTTGCACTCCCTGCTCAAGCCCCTGATCGTAATATTTCTTCAGAAAAGATTGCATGATATCGCCTCCATGAACAGAATCTTCCAGAACTGCTCCAAGTGTTTCTTCGTCCAGTTTCCCTGTGCCCTCGGTGAGGTAATAGAGCAGAGTGAATATGATTTCGCGCCCGTTGTCATTGTCCAGCATCTCACGGGCCTGCGCCAGTATTTCCGGCAGCCGCACTGACAAATCATCCCGGAAGACGTGCTTGAGTGTCAGCAGCACTGTCCGGGCAGATATCCCACCCCGGACATCCTGATCATCCAAGCGGGAGAAGTCCTGAAGTACCGGTGAAAACTCGGGCAGCCGCGCAAGCAAGGCTGGTTCCTGTACTGTGAACAGGGAATGGAAGTTCACTGGATGCTGCCAGGGCCGTGCGCCGTGATAGATAATCATGGGGTACACCGGCGGCAGTTTTGTCGCCTTTGGGTGCTCCGCGCAGTACTGCTCCCAGATGCGCACCATATAACGCAGAACCTGAAACACGGTCATGGGATCGATGTAGCTCTTATGCTCAAGGAGCAGATAGAGCAGGAGCTTTTCCGTGTCACCGCCCTGCACGGGCGTGTACTCCACCGCATAAAGCAGGTCCGATGCCGAGGGATGCAGCTCCGGGTCAACAAAGCTGTCCGGGATACGCTCCAGTGTTTCCAGGTTAATGTGCTCAAGCAGCTCTTCCGGGAGATTATGGCGAAAGTATCCTGCTGCCACCTCGGGCTGCCCAAAGGTCTGCCGGAACACATGATCATGCGGATTGGTTACCGAACTCATGCTGATAATATAACGATATTCGCCAAGATTGGCAACTACGGAGGGGAGGAGTTTGAAATGATCGCAGGCAAGGGCGACCGACCGGTCGCCCTTGTGGGATGTAATACCCTCTTCTTATGGTAGGTACTCAAAGGCCACCTGTTTGTCAAAGCCATGTAGGGTGCATTTCATGCACCTTTTCGGTGCGGAGGCACCTCAGACCTGTTTTTCATCGCTTCCAAAGATGTCCGAGAAATTCACACTCACTCCCTCAGAGGATACCTGACCGGTCAATTCGACCTTCCGTGACCCAGGCCGAGATACGTACACAAGCTGCCCGTACGGTTCAATGGTCCAGACCGCTGCAATGCCCTCCTTCAGAAAGCGTTCTGCCTTTTGCATCAATTCATGTATGGACTGACTTGGTGAGGCGACCTCAATGACCAGTTGCGGCAGCACTGCGCATTTGGTGCTGTCTTCGTGAAAGTTGGGACGGATGGTCCCTCGTTTGTACACGGCAAGATCGGGAATAAGTCCTGCTCCGATATCCAGCGTCAGCTCAGGCCATGCCTCCCATTTTCCAGTCTTTTCCAGTTCAACTATGATCCGTCTGCACAGATAGCTATGATTCAGTGAAGGGGTCATTATATCTGCTCCATTATGTGCATCATTGGTGGTGTGGAGGCCACTGGTTACCCGGCTAAGGGATAAGGAGGGGACGTATGTTTACTTCAGTGGTAGGGAAAATGTAGGGGCGACCGACCGGTCGCCCTTGTGGGTGTAATACCCTCTTCATAGGGTAGGTACTCCAACAACCTTGTATTAAGTAATAATAGCCTCACCGGATTATGCAAGAAAAAAACGACAGCAAACACATTTTAAGGGTGTTGAAAAGTACCCCAGCATAGAGCAATTTCAGTTGTCCGAGATGCCCAATAAGCATTTTTTTTCGTTTATCAGTGTTGCTGCAGCTTGATGTCGAACACTTTCCAGGCGGATTTTAGCCTTTTTCAAACCACTATGGGCAAAGACTCTGTTTTTTGGACAAGCCGACTGTCAGGAACAGCAAAAATGAGCAAACGGGTATTGTTGGGTGCTGCAATAATTTACATTGTTTCTTTGATCTTTCTGTTATGCTGCCATTTTGAAGAGCGGCAGTTGCGGTGACTTTTTAGCAGGTTCTTTTTTGCGGGTTCCTGCCATTTTTAACAATAACAAAGAGATGCTGCTGAACGTACATCGAACTGTGATTGCGGACTGACCGCGAACCCGAACGGTTTCAAGACCGGTTTGATGCTTTAACAGATTGAAAGGCCGTTCACAGTTCTTGCGAATATCATGCGCCTCCCGTATCTGCTCGACATGGTAAGGTATTCGCTGGAAAAAGCCTCTGTCTAATGATATGCTTCGACATTGAGGGCAGCTTCCTTTAAGAAGGCATTCACCTGTATTTGCTGCGCATTTATACTCGTGATGATCTTCGTCAACGCCCGCATACTCCATAGGAACAGAACATTCGTTATGGCAGAAAACCGTGCCATTGGCGGTATCAACATTGTCCGGTGTAGATACTGTGGAACAGGGTGGGGTTGTCACGTATATACCTTTTTTGTCGTGCAATGATCCGTCATTGTCATGATAGGCAGTATCGGCGGTGACCAGTTTCACCTCAACGCCCATAGCCTGCGCCACATCAACCAAAAGCGAAAGAAAATGGCTGTCATGGTGATTTGCCGGTGCAAGCAGGGAGATAATCGGAAAACTATGACCGGTTTCAGTATCAATCGCGGTTAACGTATGCAGACGATAGCCGACTACGTATACAGATTTGTCACGCTTGTTGCGTCGTTTTCCACAGTCGCTATCGAGATCACTGTAAATACGTATGTTTTGGCCATTGATATTTAGTGAAGCCAAGGGGATTTTACATTCATTGACCAGTTCGGTAGAGTCCACTCCGTGCAGAATATGGTCACCAAGCATCCCGGACTGCAAAAAATGGTGCAAAATATACACCGTAAGGGTGTTGAAAAGATCATCTCAATATTGCACAAAAACAGTTGCTTAAGCTAAAAAAGCCTGTATAATGAAAAAATTCAATAATATTAAATCGCTTGCTCATTTCAAGTGTTATGCATAATAAAAATATCAAACGTATCGTACAAAAAGAGCTCAAGAAAAACTATCCCAATTGGAACCGTCTGAATCGAAAAACCAAAAAAGAAATCTCTCGAAAAGTTCTTGCGCAGGTCGCAGGCGAGTATGATTTTAAACAGGAGATTTCAGCCTCGTCGGATGAGCTGCTCGGCGTGGAGCAACAGGTTCAGACAAAAGGCATTATCAGCCTTGACCAGATGGCTGATATTGTCAATGAATCAAAAAATAACAATATCATGAAGCTTTGCGGAAAAAGTCGTTTCGCCAAATATATCAAAGATGAAGAACTCCGGTTTATCGACCAGCTGCTTGACAACGAAATTATCAATCGCCTGTTAGCTTATGAGGGCTATAGTCCTGCTATGCGGGACTTATTTCCTCACAACATGTTTCGTGCCGAACTGCTCAAGACGATCAAGTATCCAGAAATAAGCTACCGAAAATTCTGTGATAAAGAATACCTCGGCCTTGACCGCAAACAGAACCGCGCCTTTATCGGATTGTCATTGCGTGAAAAAGCAATTATTGACCATACTCAGCTCAGCAAATTCCGTCATTCCCTTACATTTGTCCAACAAATTAATATTACGGTGTATATTTTGCACCTTTTTTGCAGTCCGGGATGCTTGGTGACCATATTCTGCACGGAGTGGACTCTACCGAACTGGCCAATGAATGTAAAATCCCCTTGGCTTCACTAAATATCAATGGCCAAAACATACGTATTTACAGTGATCTCGATAGCGACTGTGGAAAACGACGCAACAAGCGTGACAAATCTATATACGTAGTCGGCTATCGTCTGCATACGTTAACCGCGATTGATGCTGAAACCGGTCATAGTTTTCCGATTATCTCCCTGCTTGCACCGGCAAATCACCATGACAGCCATTTTCTTTCGCTTTTGGTTGATGTGGCGCAGGCTATGGGCGTTGAGGTGAAACTGGTCACCGCCGATACTGCCTATCATGACAATGACGGATCATTGCACGACAAAACAGGTATATACGTGACAACCCCACCCTGTTCCACAGCATCTACACCGGACAATGTTGATACCGCCAATGGCACGGTTTTCTGCCATAACGAATGTTCTGTTCCTATGGAGTATGCGGGCGTTGACGAAGATCATCACGAGTATAAATGCGCAGCAAATACAGGTGAATGCCTTCTTAAAGGAAGCTGCCCTCAATGTCGAAGCATATCATTAGACAGAGGCTTTTTCCAGCGAATACCTTACCATGTCGAGCAGATACGGGAGGCGCATGATATTCGCAAGAACTGTGAACGGCCTTTCAATCTGTTAAAGCATCAAACCGGTCTTGAAACCGTTCGGGTTCGCGGTCAGTCCGCAATCACAGTTCGATGTACGTTCAGCAGCATCTCTTTGTTATTGTTAAAAATGGCAGGAACCCGCAAAAAAGAACCTGCTAAAAAGTCACCGCAACTGCCGCTCTTCAAAATGGCAGCATAACAGAAAGATCAAAGAAACAATGTAAATTATTGCAGCACCCAACAATACCCGTTTGCTCATTTTTGCTGTTCCTGACAGTCGGCTTGTCCAAAAACAGAGTCTTTGCCCATAGTGGTTTGAAAAAGGCTAAAATCCGCCTGGAAAGTGTTCGACATCAAGCTGCAGCAACACTGATAAACGAAAAAAAATGCTTATTGGGCATCTCGGACAACTGAAATTGCTCTATGCTGGGGTACTTTTCAACACCCTTACCGTAATATTAATTTGTTGAACAAATGTAAGGGAATGACGGAATTTGCTGAGCTGAGTATGGTCAATAATTGCTTTTTCACGCAATGACAATCCGATAAAGGCGCGGTTCTGTTTGCGGTCAAGGCCGAGGTATTCTTTATCACAGAATTTTCGGTAGCTTATTTCTGGATACTTGATCGTCTTGAGCAGTTCGGCACGAAACATGTTGTGAGGAAATAAGTCCCGCATAGCAGGACTATAGCCCTCATAAGCTAACAGGCGATTGATAATTTCGTTGTCAAGCAGCTGGTCGATAAACCGGAGTTCTTCATCTTTGATATATTTGGCGAAACGACTTTTTCCGCAAAGCTTCATGATATTGTTATTTTTTGATTCATTGACAATATCAGCCATCTGGTCAAGGCTGATAATGCCTTTTGTCTGAACCTGTTGCTCCACGCCGAGCAGCTCATCCGACGAGGCTGAAATCTCCTGTTTAAAATCATACTCGCCTGCGACCTGCGCAAGAACTTTTCGAGAGATTTCTTTTTTGGTTTTTCGATTCAGACGGTTCCAATTGGGATAGTTTTTCTTGAGCTCTTTTTGTACGATACGTTTGATATTTTTATTATGCATAACACTTGAAATGAGCAAGCGATTTAATATTATTGAATTTTTTTATTATACAGGCTTTTTTAGCTTAAGCAACTGTTTTTGTGCAATATTGAGATTATCTTTTCAACACCCTTATTTTGAACATTGCGCCCTTTACAAAGAGGAAGCCTGCATACTCCCCAAGAGCATGCCTGTATCCTCCTGCCGGGAATCACTGCGTCCCCCTCCTTTTTCACCCTATTTCCAGAGGATGAACAATAATTCCATTGACAAAGCCGGAAGAGCGCCGTAATTTGGCACAAGCAGTTCTGATCGGGTCAGAGGGAGCCGAAGCTCCCGTCTGCCCACAGAACCGTGCGTACGGGTCCGTACACGGCTCCTCATGTTATACTCTTATCCATCGATGAAGAGGTAACCAGTGCGAATGCTTTTGATCTGACCGTATCTCTTGTCCCTTTTCCTGGATGAACCAAGCAACAGGGTATGCTTTTTCTAACGCAAAAGTATGAGATAAGGCCCATCGACCATTATTCGAAAATGCCGCGTTTGCTGCACTCTTTCGGCTCACCCCTCTTTTCTTCAGCTTCTTGAACAGATGGCGACGCCTTTTCTGTTGATCCACCAGACGCGCACGGAGTCTTCTCCGTATATGCGCTTCGATTTTGCTGAGTTGAGATGGATATTCCGTCATCCGATAATACCCGGCCCAACCGACATACCAACGGTTTATCCGCTTAATCGTTTTCTCCAGCGGCAGATACGTGCCTCGCGGTGTCAACTCTTTGACTTTCTGCATGGCCGTTTTCATCGATTTCGCTGAAATAGCCAGTGTTCCTTCAACGATAGTCATTCCGAGAAATTTCACCTCGCTGGAATGAGCGACCTTGCTCTTATCACGGTTGATCTTCAGCTTGAGTTTCTTTTCAATAAATTTACTGATACTGCTCATGACACGCTCTGCCGCTTTGGGCGAGCGAACATAGATATTGCAATCATCAGCAAAGCGGCAAAACTCAAGCCCCCGCCGTTCAAGCTCCTTGTCCAGTTCATCAAGCACTACATTGCTCAACAGCGGACTCAGAGGACTTCCCTGGGGAGTGCCTTTCTCACTGAGCATCACATCACCGTCCTTCATTATCCCGCTCCGCAGAATCATGCCGATTAAACGGAGTACCCGTTTATCATCCACATGCCCTGAAAGAAGATAAATCAAACGATCATGGTTCACTCGGTCGAAAAATTTCGACAAGTCGATGTCCACCACATACTCTTTCCCGCTCTTCACAATCCGCTGGCCGGATTCCACCGCCTGACGTTGACTACGTCCGGGACGAAAACCAAAGCTGTGATCAGAAAATCCCGGATCAAGTATGGGCTCCAAAAGCTGTTTGATCGTCGCATGAACAACCCTGTCTTTTACGCAGGGTACTCCAAGCAAACGAACGCCTGCACCTTTGCCCGGCTTGGGTATTTCAACCCGTCGCACCGGACTCGGTTTATACCTCCAGCCTGCAAGTTCTTTCGCAAGCTGTTCTATCTCTTCTTTCAGGCTGCTGCCGAATTCTTCGACCGTTACCCCGTCTACTCCCGGGGAGCCGCCGTTCTTCCTCACTGCCTTGAAACCTGCACGCAAAAATCGCACGTCGCAGAGTTTCTCAAAGAGACTTCTTTCATCAACAAACAGTTCCCTTTGTCTCATTTCACCTTCCATTTTGCGCTGTTATTTCATCACTCCGCACAGTCTCTGTTGTCATCGGAAGTATACGTATCCGCTTCAAAGACAGTTCCTACGGCTGAGCTCATAACAACATCTATTCTGAGAGTCCGGTTCTGATAACATGTTCCGCCCTTCGGCTCCGGCATTGCTGCCACTTTCTTGAATTATTTCAAGCAGTGCGAACCAAGAAAAAGCATTTCCCCCTCTAACCCCCTGAGTAATCGTACGTAATTGACATAAAAAAAGCCTACCCCGAAATGTACGCTGGAGGTTCGCGCAGAACAGGCATCCGGGTATGCATCCAGATTGCCCGAAGCAATATCGGCGGCACCACTGTCTTTCGCAGGAGCATACCTGCATCCTCCCGAAGAGCATACCTGCATACTCCCCAAGAGCATGCCTGCATTCTCCTCAAGAGCATGCCTGCATTCTCCCCAAGAGCATGCCTGCATACTCCTCAAGAGCATAGTGGTATCCTCCGCAAGAGCATAGCTGCATCCTCCTGCCGGGAATCACTGCGTCCCCCTCCTTTTTCACCCTATTTCCAGAGGATGAACAATAATTCCATTGACAAAGCCGGAAGAGCGCCGTAATTTGGCACAAGCAGTTCTGCTCCATCCCATTTTATCCCATCATTTCAAAGGAGAATCCTCATGTCAAACGTTCAATGGAAACCAGTTGAAAATGCCCTGACCACCCCCCGATCTTACCGCGTTCAGGTTGTGCCGTATAATACGCCCGGCTACGATGAAATGGCTGCTGACATCTCGGCCCTGAATCCCAACTACAACGCGAACCTGATCCGTTCCCTTGCTCCCCTGATGATGGAGTGGATTCAGACACGGCTGATCAACGGCGACCGGGTAACCCTGGAGGATGCCCTGAGCTTTCATCTCACCATCAGTGGCAGGCTGGACGGGCCGGATTCTCCCCTGCCTGATGATGAAGATCTGATCAATGTTAATATATATGCCACCCGGCCCTTTGTGGAGAAGATCCGCAAAGAGGTCCAGTTAGAACGGCTGCCCATGAGCAAAAAACAGCCGCTGATTACCTCGGCAGAAGACACCAAACTCAAGCTGACCGATGTACTCAACCCGGACGGCGTACTGCACCTGACCGGCAGTAATCTCTTTTTCCAGGAGGATAACCCGGACTGTTCCTGCGTTCTCCAGGGCACCCGGAGTGGTCAGACCAAGGAATGTAAAAAAAATAACTTCCCGATTTGCTCCACTGCTGTAAAATATCCTGTATTATGAAAACAGCACATTACACATCAGAAGTAGAGGAAGGCATGCAGCTATTTGCAGCAACACTTAATGAACGAGATTTTCGTCGCTATGCGGCAATCGAAGCTCTAAAGTTGGGGCACGGCGGTATTAGCTACATTTCAAAGTTGTTATCCCTTGATCCCAAAACAATTTCTAAAGGAATCAAGGAGATTTTAAAAAAACATTAAATCATGAATATATCAGGAAGCCTGGAGGCGGTCGTTCGTATATTGATGAGAAATATCCCAATATTCACAAGGTTTTTCTGTCGATAATTAAAGAACATACCGCTGGATGCCCGATGAATGATGACATTCGCTGGACGTATCTAACCCACCACGAAATTGTCGAAAAATTAGCGAAGAAAAAAATCTTTATTAGCTCTCCCACTGTTGCTGATTTACTCAAGTTTCATGGCTTTAAAAAGCGTAAAATGAGCCAATGCAAGACAATCAAAGATGTTGAAAACAGAGATGAACAATTCATAAATATAGAGAGACTACGTAATATCTACACCCAAGCAGGAGAACCAGTTGTCAGTGTTGACAGCAAGAAAAAGGAACCGTTTGGCAGTTTGTATCGAGAAGGTGAAGTCTATTCAACAAGTTCCCCTGAAGTATATGATCATAGCTTTGCTTCCTTGCAAACCGGTTTATCCGTACCTCATGGCATTTTTGATATCAATAAAAATAAAGCATGTGTTAACATAGGGTTGTCTCGCGATACCGCCGAGTTTTTCTATGACAGTATGGTTTTGTGGTGGGAGACTTATGGAAAGATTGAGTACCCTGATGCTAGAAAATTGTTAATTCTTTGTGATGGTGGTGGTTCAAATGGTTGCAGACATTATGTTTTCAAGGAAGCTGTGCAAAAATTAGCCAATACGCTTGGTCTTAGTATTCGTATTGCCCATTATCCGGCCTATTGCTCAAAATATAACCCCATAGAACACAGGGTTTTCCCTCATATAACCAGAGCGTTATCCGGTGTTGTCCTGGATAGTGTACAGACAGTGAAATCTTTGATTGAGAGTAGGGCAAAAACAAAAAAAGGTTTAGAAACCTACGTGAATATAGTGGATAAAATCTACGAAACGGGCAAAAAGGCGTCGGAGTTGTTTATGGAGAATATGCCTATCGTTTTTGACCAGTTCCTGCCGAAATGGAATTATAAGGCCGTGCCAGTTTTTTGAAATCGGGAAGTTATTATTTTTTTGTTCCAAGCAGACCACCTTTGCCTCCATCGCCAACAGCGAAGTCCTGCTGGTGCCTGACATCCCTGCCCAGCCTGACCCGTGGAACAACGAGTACACCGTATCCATCAGCACCCAGTACACCGAGCACGGCACGGTCCGCACCGGAACCTTTGGCCGCAAACTGCGCACTCCGCTCAGCGTCACCCTGGGCAATGGCGACGGCATCCTGACTGATGATGCCAATGCGCCCTATGTCACGGTGGAGGGGGGCAATCTGACTGGGGAGGAGATGGTGCGTATTCAGGTTGTACAGGATCTGCACGAAGGCCTGCTGTTTTTCAATCTGCGGGATATGCACGAAAACGGGGAGCAGGGCGAGCCTGTCCGGGTGAGCGGCAACGGCCCCTGCACCCTGCCCGGCTTTACCGGTTCCGGCCTGACCAGTCTGGACCTGACCGTGCAGAAGTACAGTAAGCTGATGGATATGATCCGTAATAAGTACGGCGGAAGACTGGTGGATGTGCTCAAGGTGGAGAGCGGGGCCTGATCCGGTTATCCTTACGTTATTCTTCTGATCGGGGATTATCGGCCAGCGCATTATTGTAGGGGTCGCCCCCTGTGGCGACCCTGCCTATCACAAAGCGGACAAGCACAGGGGCTTGCCCCTACCCTTCCGGTCTTTTATTCAGCAGCCAGCCGGGCCTTGTCCTCCTGATGCTTCCTGTGAAGGAGACATCATCAAGGGCCTTGGTATCCGGGTATTCATAGGTCAGGTGCTGAACGCTGATCATTGCTCTGTTCCCTCCGAGTTATATTGATATCCCTGTGGAACTTACTCCACAAAGGTGGCAATCTCTTCCACCGGGCTGCGCTCAGTGCGGTAGCCGTTCACCGGGGCTGCCAGATCAGGGTAGCCAATAGACATCCCCAGGACCAAGCGGTTATTCTCCGGGATACCAAGATACTCTTTAATGGCCTCTGCATAGTCGGTCAAAAAGGCCTGGGGAACCGTACCCAGCCCCTTGGCCTGGGCTGCCAGCATCAGGTTTTGGGCAAAGAGCCCTAAATCAAAAAGGGACCAGGAGGACAGGGAGTTGTCCTGATACAAATAGATGGCATGGGGGGCTCCGTAGAAAGAGAAATTGGCCCTCTTGGCCCTGGTAACCACAGCAGGATCACGCAGATCCATGCCTGTCAGTTCCTGGCGCTTATTCATCAGGTAGGTAATACGGGCCTGCTCTTCTTCAGGCCAGGATGCAGGGGGAGGAAGATCCGGGTTAGGCGGGGTGTTGTTGTCCAGCAGATCTATCATCAGCTGAGAGAGACCTTCCTTTTTCTCCCCGGAGATCACCATCACCTTCCACGGCTGGGTGTTCTTATAGGAGGGGCTCCAGCAGGCCATTGAAATGATCTCTCTGAGCAGATCCTGGGAAACCGGCTTTTCCTGGAAAGCGCGGATACTGCGCCGGTTAGTAATGCATGCGATGGCGTCCATATCTCTTTCTCCTTTATGTCACGGTAGGGGCGAACCTGTGTGTTCGCCCTTGATATAGCGGGCAGACACATGGGTCTGCCCCTACAGATCGTTCTGATTAATGCTTAAATGAGCGCTGACCAGTGAACATCATAGCCACCTGGGGGTTGGCCTCGTTACAGGCCTCAATGGTGGCATAGTCACGCATGGAACCACCGGCCTGGAGGATAGCGGTGATACCCTCACGGATACCCACATCTGCGCCATCGCGGAAGGGGAAAAAGGCATCGGAGATCATGGTGGAGCCGGGCAACCCGCCCCGATCTTCCTTGACCTTGGCATCAATGGCTGCTTTATCGCCTGCATCCCGCTTGCCCTGCTCAATTTCTAACGCCAAGTCCGCATAAGGGATTCCATACTGATCAAAACAGATGATGTCGGCATATTTCACATAGGCCTTATGCACGGCAATCTCTGCCACGCCCACGCGATCCTGCTCACCGGTACCGATGCCGGTGGTGCAGCCGTCTTTGACATAGATGACTGAGTTGGAGGTAACCCCGTGCTCCACAGCCCAACCGAAGATCATGTCATCCAGCTCCTGCGGAGTGGGCTGGCGCTCACAGGCGTACTCCTGACCCTTCCAGGTTGCGGTGGCTGGCTTCAGGTCTGCTGCTGAACGAATAGAGTTGACCGCAGACTGCTGGATGATGATACCGCCATCAATCAGGGACTTGAAATCAACAAAACGATATTTCTCAAAGTCCGCCAGACGGTTGATGCCGTCCATACGGATAACCCGCAGGTTCTTGGCCTTGGCCAGGATCTCCAGCGTCCCTTCCTCGAACTCAGGGGCACAGACAACCTCCAGGTAATTCTGGCTCATCAGCTCAGCGGTTGCCTTATCAATAGCCCGGCTGGTGATAACAGCACCACCGAATGCAGCAATG is drawn from Candidatus Electrothrix aestuarii and contains these coding sequences:
- a CDS encoding PilZ domain-containing protein, which produces MNTLNTGEYTRTRQYTRVDFQRDVHIDFDGKKYTHNTVDNLSLGGMYVKGQFDQQKGDTCIVELSNPENDFGIELRARCTVVWVNEEGMALEFLSMGHESFLFLQTTLLYEAEDPMQLGAEFVKAVSFELEPDEDDEG
- a CDS encoding type II toxin-antitoxin system RelE/ParE family toxin; translated protein: MTYSVTILRSAQKQLAKLESQTRNRIASAIYALADNPRPSGCKKLTGRPAWRIRIGTYRVIYEIQDNELIILVVTIAHRREVYR
- a CDS encoding Rpn family recombination-promoting nuclease/putative transposase, which encodes MAAGYFRHNLPEELLEHINLETLERIPDSFVDPELHPSASDLLYAVEYTPVQGGDTEKLLLYLLLEHKSYIDPMTVFQVLRYMVRIWEQYCAEHPKATKLPPVYPMIIYHGARPWQHPVNFHSLFTVQEPALLARLPEFSPVLQDFSRLDDQDVRGGISARTVLLTLKHVFRDDLSVRLPEILAQAREMLDNDNGREIIFTLLYYLTEGTGKLDEETLGAVLEDSVHGGDIMQSFLKKYYDQGLEQGVQRGLQQGVQQGVVQGELQLLSRQLRKRFGELPEWAEQMLKEASGGMLEIWSERILTAVSLEDVFAE
- a CDS encoding Uma2 family endonuclease, with translation MTPSLNHSYLCRRIIVELEKTGKWEAWPELTLDIGAGLIPDLAVYKRGTIRPNFHEDSTKCAVLPQLVIEVASPSQSIHELMQKAERFLKEGIAAVWTIEPYGQLVYVSRPGSRKVELTGQVSSEGVSVNFSDIFGSDEKQV
- a CDS encoding transposase, with amino-acid sequence MHHFLQSGMLGDHILHGVDSTELVNECKIPLASLNINGQNIRIYSDLDSDCGKRRNKRDKSVYVVGYRLHTLTAIDTETGHSFPIISLLAPANHHDSHFLSLLVDVAQAMGVEVKLVTADTAYHDNDGSLHDKKGIYVTTPPCSTVSTPDNVDTANGTVFCHNECSVPMEYAGVDEDHHEYKCAANTGECLLKGSCPQCRSISLDRGFFQRIPYHVEQIREAHDIRKNCERPFNLLKHQTGLETVRVRGQSAITVRCTFSSISLLLLKMAGTRKKEPAKKSPQLPLFKMAA
- a CDS encoding transposase, encoding MHNKNIKRIVQKELKKNYPNWNRLNRKTKKEISRKVLAQVAGEYDFKQEISASSDELLGVEQQVQTKGIISLDQMADIVNESKNNNIMKLCGKSRFAKYIKDEELRFIDQLLDNEIINRLLAYEGYSPAMRDLFPHNMFRAELLKTIKYPEISYRKFCDKEYLGLDRKQNRAFIGLSLREKAIIDHTQLSKFRHSLTFVQQINITVYILHLFCSPGCLVTIFCTEWTLPNWPMNVKSPWLH
- a CDS encoding transposase encodes the protein MLGDHILHGVDSTELANECKIPLASLNINGQNIRIYSDLDSDCGKRRNKRDKSIYVVGYRLHTLTAIDAETGHSFPIISLLAPANHHDSHFLSLLVDVAQAMGVEVKLVTADTAYHDNDGSLHDKTGIYVTTPPCSTASTPDNVDTANGTVFCHNECSVPMEYAGVDEDHHEYKCAANTGECLLKGSCPQCRSISLDRGFFQRIPYHVEQIREAHDIRKNCERPFNLLKHQTGLETVRVRGQSAITVRCTFSSISLLLLKMAGTRKKEPAKKSPQLPLFKMAA
- a CDS encoding transposase, coding for MHNKNIKRIVQKELKKNYPNWNRLNRKTKKEISRKVLAQVAGEYDFKQEISASSDELLGVEQQVQTKGIISLDQMADIVNESKNNNIMKLCGKSRFAKYIKDEELRFIDQLLDNEIINRLLAYEGYSPAMRDLFPHNMFRAELLKTIKYPEISYRKFCDKEYLGLDRKQNRAFIGLSLREKAIIDHTQLSKFRHSLTFVQQINITVRVLKSTPA